The window GTGTTGACCGCGGCCATCTGCACTCTGCTCGGCATGGGCATGCCGGTGGCTGCGGCTTACTGCCTTACCGCAGCTCTCTGCATCCCGTCTCTTTATGAGCTCGGCCTGCGTCCGCTGGAGGCGCACATGTTCGTCGTTTATTTCGCCACGCTTTCGGCTATCACGCCGCCCGTCGCCGTCGCCTCCTACGCGGCCGCGGGCATTTCAGACGCGAACGCCGCGACGGTGGGCTGGCAGGCCTGCAGAATAGGGCTCGTGTCGTTTATAGTGCCGTTCATATTCGTATTTGAACCGATGCTCATGGTAACGCCGGACAACTTCGCGCTACGCAGCATCTGGATCATGGCCACCGCGACGCTGGGGGTCGTAATTCTCTGTGCCGGCCTTGAAGGCTTCCTGAAGAGAAGCATACCTATGGCGCTTCGCGCGGCACTTGTCTTGGGGGGGCTGCTTCTTATATATCCCGAAGCAGTCTCGGACTATATTGGGCTTGCGGTGGCGGCTGTTCTTGTAGTTCAGCAGTTCTCAGGCCTCAAGCTTGGAGGTAAATGAATTGAAAAAAGTCGAGAAGCACCTTTTTCCCAAAAATATAAAAGAAGCACTTGAGTTTCTTACAGAATATAAGGGCGAAGCGCGCCTCGTTTCCGGCGCGACGGACCTCATGCTATGGATACGCGAAGAGAAAGTTTCCCCGTCGGTCCTTGTCGACGTTTCCGAGCTGTCGGAGATGAGATTTGTCTCCACGGCGGACGATAAGATGACGATCGGCTCGGCGATGACGCACGCCGAGATTGCGGCGCACCCCGACGTCAAAAGAATCTTTCCCGCGCTTTCCGACGGCTGCCGCAGCGTAGGTTCCCCGCAGATACGCAATATAGCGACGCTCGCGGGAAACATCGTCAGCGCGCAGCCCGCCGCCGACTCCGTGGTCCCGATGACCGCGCTTGGCGCGCAGTGCGAACTGGTCGGCCCCGAAGGCGCGCGTATGCGGCCGCTGTGCGAACTTTCAAAAAGAGTAGGAGAGAGTTATGTCGATCCTACAAAGGAAATTCTCACACGGATCGAAATAAGAATCCCCTCCGGCAAATACGGAACGGCTTTCAAGCGCATCGCGCCGCGCGAAGCTATGGCTTTGCCGGTCGTCAACGCCGCGGTGATGCTGGAGGCCGAAGACGACGGAACGATAAAGGCGGCGCGCGTCGTCGCCTCTCCCGTCGCCGTCGTGCCCTTCAGGGCAAGAAACGCCGAAGAGTATCTTATCGGCAAAAAAGCGTCGCCGGAGCTCTTCGCCGAGGCGGCGGAAGCCGCCGGAGCGGAGGCGTCGCCGCGCGATTCTCTTGTCCGCGGCTCAGGGACGTACCGCAAAGTGCTTGTCAAAGACCTTGTGGAGCAGGCGCTGATACAGGCGGCCTCGCTCTTTGCATAGGGAGTGGTTTGAGATGCAGGAATTAAAATGTGTCGTAAACGGCAAAAACGTAGCAATAATGATAGACCCGAGCCGTTCGCTCGCGGATGTGATCAGGTATGACCTTGGGCTCACCGGTACGAAGAAGGGATGCGAAGAGGGAGAGTGCGGCGCCTGCACGGTGCTCGTCGACGGCCTTCCCGTTGATTCCTGCATAGTGCCGGCGATGAAGGCCTACGGGAAAAGCATAATCACAATCGAGGGGCTCGCGCAGAACGGCGAACTTGACCCGATACAGGAAGCTTTTATGGAAGCGGGCGCGATACAGTGCGGCTTCTGCACGCCGGGGGTGGTTCTCTCCGCGAAGGCGCTACTTATGCGCGAGGAAAACCCGACGAAGGAAGAGGTCCGCGACGAGTTATCCGGGCACTTCTGCCGCTGTACAGGATACCTGCAGTTCTACGACGCCGTGAGGATCGCGTCGGAAAAAATCAAAAACAGGAAAAATAAAAAACAGTAATAAAAATGCGCAAGGGGCTTCGTTTCCGAAATACGGAGCTCCTTTGCGCATGCGCAAAGGGAATTCATAGACGAACTATGATGCCCCGACAAGAACTATATCTCGAAAAAACCATTTGCCATTGCCTGATTTGTTCAGGATTGTACCGCTGAGCGTAAGTCGACGGGATAAGAAAGCCGAAAGGATGATAAAGCGATGCAAAGAATAGGCCTT of the Synergistes jonesii genome contains:
- a CDS encoding FAD binding domain-containing protein, giving the protein MKKVEKHLFPKNIKEALEFLTEYKGEARLVSGATDLMLWIREEKVSPSVLVDVSELSEMRFVSTADDKMTIGSAMTHAEIAAHPDVKRIFPALSDGCRSVGSPQIRNIATLAGNIVSAQPAADSVVPMTALGAQCELVGPEGARMRPLCELSKRVGESYVDPTKEILTRIEIRIPSGKYGTAFKRIAPREAMALPVVNAAVMLEAEDDGTIKAARVVASPVAVVPFRARNAEEYLIGKKASPELFAEAAEAAGAEASPRDSLVRGSGTYRKVLVKDLVEQALIQAASLFA
- a CDS encoding (2Fe-2S)-binding protein, whose protein sequence is MQELKCVVNGKNVAIMIDPSRSLADVIRYDLGLTGTKKGCEEGECGACTVLVDGLPVDSCIVPAMKAYGKSIITIEGLAQNGELDPIQEAFMEAGAIQCGFCTPGVVLSAKALLMREENPTKEEVRDELSGHFCRCTGYLQFYDAVRIASEKIKNRKNKKQ